A part of Spiribacter vilamensis genomic DNA contains:
- a CDS encoding F0F1 ATP synthase subunit delta: protein MAQKTTVARPYADAAFQLAQAAGALAGWGEGLAMAAAVVEDSRVAAVLGHPRVDDDRKAGLILDVCGDALDTRQRNFVRLLVERNRIGVLPEISRQYDRLRAEYEKTLDAELISAHPIDDAARDRLAEALSQRLARTVSLQTQVDESLIGGAVIRAGDLVIDGSVRGRLNRLTSALSR, encoded by the coding sequence ATGGCGCAGAAAACCACGGTTGCCCGTCCCTATGCCGACGCAGCATTCCAGCTTGCTCAGGCCGCCGGGGCACTGGCGGGCTGGGGCGAAGGGCTGGCGATGGCGGCGGCGGTTGTCGAGGACAGCCGCGTCGCCGCGGTGCTTGGCCACCCGCGTGTCGACGATGATCGCAAGGCCGGTCTCATTCTGGACGTATGCGGTGATGCACTCGATACCCGGCAGCGCAATTTCGTGCGGTTGCTGGTCGAGCGTAATCGCATCGGCGTGCTGCCCGAGATCAGTCGCCAGTACGACCGCCTTCGGGCCGAGTACGAGAAGACGCTGGATGCCGAGCTGATCAGCGCCCATCCGATTGACGATGCGGCGCGCGACCGGCTCGCGGAAGCGCTTTCACAACGCCTGGCGCGCACGGTGAGCCTGCAGACGCAGGTCGACGAATCGCTCATCGGCGGTGCGGTCATCCGCGCCGGCGACCTGGTTATCGATGGCTCGGTGCGCGGTCGGCTCAACCGGCTTACCAGCGCCCTCAGTCGCTAA
- the yidC gene encoding membrane protein insertase YidC — MMDNQRLFLVGALALVLLLIWTTWQRDYGTEPAPQQAESTQTTSGSAEPAAEAPPSSSSQDDSETAPDRGPGGETANVATSGEDVIHVETDTLSISIPLQGGNISQAQLLKHSVSEDDSSPFTLLSPSSPLFMAQTGLVSDGGEAPDHRARWEASADRYVLEAGQDTLEVPIRWRSGDGVTVTRRYIFERDSYVVRMVHEVENSADSPWRAYQYSQLLRSAETEGPGFLGAASYTGGVIYSPAEKYEKIDFGDMEDENLSRDIGDGWLAMIQHYFLAAWVPPRDQEMRYYTRFDDGEYVLGQSSPWQTAASGETATFENRLFVGPKEQDRLDAVAAGLELTVDYGWLTIISKPLFIALSWIHDVVGNWGWSIILLTLGIKLVFYKLSETSYKSMARMRKLQPEMQKLRERYSEDRQQMNQELMQLYKKEKVNPLGGCLPILIQIPVFIALYWVLLESVELRQAPWIMWIQDLSVRDPFYVLPLLMGGSMFLQQKLNPAPMDPIQQKIMMGLPFVFTIFFMFFPAGLVLYWVTNNSLSIAQQWFITRKIEAGDKKANA; from the coding sequence ATGATGGACAACCAACGCCTATTCCTGGTCGGGGCGCTTGCCCTGGTGCTCCTGCTGATCTGGACCACCTGGCAACGCGACTACGGGACCGAGCCGGCACCGCAACAGGCCGAATCCACCCAGACAACCAGTGGCTCGGCGGAACCTGCAGCGGAAGCGCCGCCGTCCTCTTCATCGCAGGATGATTCGGAGACGGCACCGGATCGCGGTCCGGGCGGCGAGACGGCAAATGTGGCAACGAGCGGCGAGGATGTCATCCACGTCGAAACCGATACGCTGTCGATCAGCATCCCGTTGCAGGGCGGCAACATCAGCCAGGCGCAGTTGCTGAAACATTCGGTTTCCGAGGATGATTCGTCGCCGTTCACGCTTCTCAGTCCGTCCAGCCCACTCTTCATGGCCCAGACAGGCCTGGTGAGCGATGGCGGCGAGGCGCCCGATCACCGGGCCCGGTGGGAGGCGAGCGCCGATCGTTACGTACTCGAAGCCGGCCAGGATACGCTCGAGGTCCCGATCCGCTGGCGCAGTGGAGACGGTGTGACCGTGACCCGCCGGTACATCTTCGAGCGCGACAGCTATGTCGTGCGAATGGTCCACGAGGTCGAAAACAGCGCCGATTCGCCATGGCGCGCCTATCAGTACAGCCAGCTGCTGCGTTCGGCGGAGACCGAGGGTCCCGGCTTCCTGGGCGCCGCGAGCTATACCGGTGGCGTGATTTACAGCCCCGCCGAGAAGTACGAAAAAATCGACTTCGGCGATATGGAAGACGAAAATCTCTCGCGGGATATTGGCGATGGCTGGCTGGCGATGATCCAGCATTACTTCCTCGCCGCCTGGGTCCCGCCGCGGGACCAGGAAATGCGCTATTACACTCGCTTCGATGATGGCGAGTACGTGCTCGGCCAGAGCTCCCCGTGGCAGACGGCGGCCTCTGGTGAGACCGCCACCTTCGAGAACCGCCTGTTCGTCGGTCCCAAGGAGCAGGATCGCCTTGACGCAGTCGCCGCGGGTCTGGAACTGACGGTCGACTATGGCTGGCTGACGATTATCTCCAAGCCGCTGTTCATCGCCCTGAGCTGGATTCACGACGTCGTGGGCAACTGGGGCTGGTCCATCATCCTGCTGACGCTGGGCATCAAGCTGGTCTTCTACAAGCTCTCCGAGACCAGCTACAAGTCGATGGCGCGGATGCGCAAGCTCCAGCCGGAAATGCAGAAGCTGCGCGAGCGCTACTCCGAGGATCGTCAGCAGATGAACCAGGAGCTCATGCAGCTCTACAAGAAAGAGAAAGTTAACCCGCTCGGTGGCTGTCTGCCGATCCTGATCCAGATCCCCGTATTCATCGCCCTCTACTGGGTGCTGCTGGAGAGCGTCGAGCTGCGCCAGGCGCCCTGGATCATGTGGATCCAGGATCTGTCGGTGCGTGATCCGTTCTACGTCCTGCCTTTGCTGATGGGCGGATCGATGTTCCTCCAGCAAAAGCTGAATCCGGCGCCCATGGATCCGATTCAGCAGAAGATCATGATGGGATTGCCGTTCGTGTTCACGATTTTCTTCATGTTCTTCCCCGCCGGGCTGGTGCTCTACTGGGTGACCAACAACAGCCTGTCCATCGCCCAGCAGTGGTTCATTACCCGAAAGATCGAGGCGGGCGACAAGAAGGCGAATGCCTGA
- a CDS encoding ATP synthase subunit I yields the protein MSLRRVALRVIRIQMAIGLAAAAIWTLSSGIGAGLAAVSGAGISAFMTFYVAARWRLRSAAETDPKVILGTFYRAQMMKLLLGSVLIVTAVYAFRDEAAALVTTLALTLVAYGLVLLGDID from the coding sequence ATGTCGCTGAGACGCGTCGCGCTGCGGGTCATCCGGATACAGATGGCCATCGGGCTTGCCGCTGCGGCGATCTGGACACTGTCCAGTGGGATCGGAGCCGGGCTCGCGGCCGTATCGGGAGCAGGCATCAGCGCGTTCATGACGTTTTACGTCGCCGCACGCTGGCGTCTGAGAAGCGCCGCGGAGACTGACCCGAAGGTAATCCTCGGGACGTTCTACCGCGCCCAGATGATGAAGCTGCTGCTCGGATCGGTACTCATCGTCACCGCCGTCTACGCCTTTCGGGACGAAGCGGCTGCGCTGGTGACAACGCTGGCCCTGACACTGGTCGCCTACGGCCTGGTGTTACTGGGCGACATCGACTGA
- the mnmE gene encoding tRNA uridine-5-carboxymethylaminomethyl(34) synthesis GTPase MnmE: MPDTTICAVATPPGRGGIGVIRVSGPTTASLIETVVGPLPSARRASFRRFAGDDGVAIDEGLVLWFPGPHSFTGEDVAELHGHGGPVVMDRLLQRLLGLGAELASPGEFSQRAYSNGRIDLTRAEAIADLIEAGSESAARAAVRSLQGEFAQTVERLVRRLTDLRVHLEAGIDFADEPLEGLALDGVVQRIEAIAAEVAETRRAAGRGQRLQEGLTVVIAGRPNAGKSSLLNALAGRDAAIVTALAGTTRDVLDTYLHIDGLPLRVLDTAGLRQGGDVVEQEGVRRARQAMREADRILLVTDDTAPALAADDSEITDLQAELPASVPVTTVVNKIDLSGRTPGVANDGFAVSALTGDGMAALREHLRASLGEDDTEAVFIARRRHLQSLDAGAAAIDEALEAAHAGAGEELVAESLGEAQRALGEITGAVTPEDLLGRIFSTFCIGK, encoded by the coding sequence ATGCCTGACACCACGATCTGCGCGGTGGCGACGCCACCCGGTCGCGGTGGCATCGGCGTCATCCGGGTGTCCGGGCCGACCACCGCTAGCCTGATCGAGACGGTCGTCGGCCCGCTGCCGTCGGCCCGCCGGGCCAGCTTCCGCCGCTTTGCCGGCGATGATGGCGTGGCGATCGACGAGGGGCTGGTGCTCTGGTTCCCCGGACCCCACTCGTTTACCGGCGAGGATGTCGCCGAGCTCCACGGCCATGGTGGTCCCGTCGTCATGGATCGGTTGCTCCAGCGCCTCCTGGGACTGGGCGCCGAGCTGGCGTCACCGGGCGAGTTCAGTCAACGCGCCTACAGCAATGGCCGGATCGACCTCACCCGGGCCGAGGCCATCGCCGATCTCATCGAGGCCGGCAGTGAATCCGCCGCCCGAGCGGCAGTGCGCTCGCTGCAGGGTGAGTTCGCGCAGACCGTCGAGCGGCTGGTGCGGCGTCTTACCGACCTGCGTGTCCACCTGGAAGCGGGGATCGACTTCGCTGATGAGCCGCTGGAGGGCCTCGCGCTGGACGGCGTGGTGCAGCGGATCGAGGCGATCGCCGCGGAGGTTGCCGAGACCCGTCGGGCCGCCGGTCGAGGCCAGCGACTCCAGGAGGGACTGACGGTCGTGATCGCCGGTCGTCCCAACGCCGGCAAGTCGAGCCTGCTCAACGCGCTGGCGGGGCGCGACGCGGCGATCGTGACGGCGCTCGCAGGCACCACCCGCGACGTGCTCGATACCTACCTGCATATCGACGGCCTGCCGCTGCGGGTGCTGGATACGGCCGGCCTGCGCCAGGGGGGTGACGTGGTCGAGCAGGAAGGGGTCCGAAGGGCCCGTCAGGCAATGCGCGAGGCCGATCGTATCCTGCTGGTGACGGACGACACGGCGCCGGCGCTGGCAGCGGACGATTCCGAAATAACGGATCTGCAGGCGGAGCTCCCTGCGTCGGTGCCTGTGACCACGGTCGTCAACAAAATCGATCTCAGCGGCCGGACGCCGGGTGTCGCGAACGACGGGTTCGCCGTTTCCGCGCTGACCGGGGACGGGATGGCGGCGCTGCGCGAGCATCTGCGTGCCAGTCTCGGCGAAGACGACACCGAGGCGGTATTCATCGCCCGTCGGCGCCACCTCCAGTCGCTCGATGCCGGTGCCGCGGCCATCGACGAGGCCCTCGAGGCCGCCCATGCCGGCGCGGGGGAGGAGCTGGTCGCGGAGTCGCTGGGCGAGGCACAGCGGGCGCTCGGCGAGATTACCGGCGCGGTCACGCCGGAGGATCTGCTGGGACGGATCTTTTCGACATTCTGTATCGGTAAATAG
- a CDS encoding ParB/RepB/Spo0J family partition protein has product MTNRRKGLGRGLDALLGEAGAAADSAVADDLRELPLDQLEGGRYQPRREFDPAALQALAQSIRTQGVVQPIVVRAIPETDRYEIIAGERRWRAAQLAELETIPSIIRDISDEMAVAVALIENIQREDLNPLEEANALQRLTGEFGMTHQAIAEAVGRSRVGVSNLLRLLELTAEVKAYIGDGALEMGHARALLALDPAAQAEAAARVVSRGLTVRQTEALVRQLLAGESGESVDPPRPDPNIRRLQDDLADRLGASVRIEAGQQGKGRLVIRYNSLDELDGILEHIR; this is encoded by the coding sequence ATGACCAATCGACGCAAGGGGCTGGGTCGCGGGCTGGATGCCCTGCTTGGCGAGGCGGGCGCTGCAGCGGACAGCGCCGTCGCCGACGATCTTCGCGAGCTGCCGCTCGATCAGCTCGAGGGCGGGCGCTACCAGCCGCGCCGCGAATTCGACCCGGCCGCCCTCCAGGCGCTGGCCCAGTCGATTCGCACCCAGGGGGTGGTCCAGCCGATCGTCGTGCGTGCCATTCCGGAGACCGACCGCTACGAGATCATCGCCGGTGAACGCCGCTGGCGCGCCGCGCAGCTGGCAGAGCTGGAGACGATCCCGTCAATCATCCGCGATATCTCCGACGAAATGGCGGTGGCGGTCGCGCTCATCGAGAACATACAGCGTGAAGACCTCAACCCGCTCGAGGAGGCCAACGCCCTGCAGCGGCTGACCGGGGAGTTCGGGATGACGCACCAGGCGATCGCCGAGGCGGTGGGGCGCTCACGGGTCGGGGTATCGAACCTGCTGCGCCTGCTCGAGCTGACCGCCGAGGTCAAGGCGTACATCGGCGACGGGGCGCTGGAGATGGGGCATGCCCGGGCGCTGCTGGCGCTCGATCCCGCGGCCCAGGCCGAAGCGGCGGCGCGCGTAGTAAGTCGTGGCCTGACCGTGCGCCAGACCGAGGCACTGGTTCGGCAGCTGCTCGCCGGCGAGTCCGGGGAATCCGTGGACCCGCCCCGCCCCGACCCCAATATCCGCCGGTTGCAGGACGATCTCGCCGATCGGCTGGGCGCCAGTGTGCGCATCGAGGCGGGCCAGCAGGGCAAGGGGCGGCTGGTGATACGCTATAACAGTCTCGACGAGCTCGACGGCATTCTCGAGCACATCCGTTGA
- the atpE gene encoding F0F1 ATP synthase subunit C produces the protein MAQVQAFTAITIGLIFAFAAVGTSIGFGLLGGKFLEGIARQPEVAGVLQVRMFIVAGLLDAVSIIGVAFAALLMFANPLLGALN, from the coding sequence ATCGCCCAGGTCCAGGCATTTACCGCCATCACTATTGGACTCATCTTCGCCTTCGCCGCCGTCGGCACGAGCATCGGCTTCGGTCTGCTCGGCGGGAAGTTTCTCGAGGGCATCGCCCGGCAGCCCGAGGTGGCCGGCGTTCTGCAGGTCCGCATGTTCATCGTGGCCGGTCTGCTCGACGCCGTCTCGATCATCGGCGTGGCATTCGCTGCCCTGCTGATGTTCGCCAACCCGCTGCTCGGCGCGCTGAACTGA
- the atpB gene encoding F0F1 ATP synthase subunit A, with the protein MASGSATEYVTHHLEHLTVGEGFWTLNIDTLIVSWVLGLIWLGLFYSVARKASAESPSGIQNAIEGCIEFIDQQVRDSFHGPKDFVAPLALTIFIWVLLWNLMDLIPVDLFPEILGLFGVEYVRILPSADMNATFGLSLTVLALIIIYGIKGKGSKGFGKDMVCHPFGAHPALWIPNLLLNLVEMIAKPVSLGMRLFGNLYAAEIIFILIALLPVWAQWVPGVAWAIFHILVIPLQAFIFMVLTIVYLSLAYEDH; encoded by the coding sequence ATGGCAAGCGGTTCGGCCACGGAATACGTCACCCACCACCTCGAGCATCTCACGGTGGGCGAAGGGTTCTGGACGTTAAACATCGATACGCTCATCGTCTCCTGGGTGCTGGGCCTTATCTGGCTTGGCCTTTTCTACAGTGTGGCGCGCAAAGCCAGTGCTGAAAGCCCGAGTGGGATACAGAACGCGATCGAGGGTTGTATCGAATTCATCGATCAACAGGTAAGAGACAGCTTCCACGGCCCGAAAGACTTTGTCGCGCCGCTGGCGCTGACTATTTTCATCTGGGTGCTCCTCTGGAACCTGATGGATCTCATCCCCGTGGATCTGTTCCCCGAGATCCTCGGCCTATTCGGTGTCGAGTATGTGCGAATCCTGCCCTCCGCCGACATGAATGCGACCTTCGGTCTGTCACTGACCGTACTGGCGCTGATCATCATCTACGGCATCAAGGGCAAGGGGTCGAAGGGCTTCGGCAAGGACATGGTCTGCCACCCCTTCGGTGCGCATCCGGCCCTCTGGATCCCGAACCTGTTGCTGAATCTCGTCGAGATGATCGCCAAGCCGGTGTCGCTCGGGATGCGACTGTTCGGCAATCTCTACGCCGCCGAAATCATCTTCATCCTTATCGCGCTGCTGCCCGTCTGGGCGCAGTGGGTGCCGGGTGTTGCCTGGGCGATTTTCCATATTCTGGTGATCCCGCTGCAGGCATTCATCTTCATGGTGCTCACGATCGTGTACCTGAGTCTCGCTTACGAGGATCACTGA
- a CDS encoding ParA family protein: MNQTLAIANQKGGVGKTTTCVNLAASLVSNGRRVLLVDMDPQGNATVGSGVDKDTLEASNYELLMGEASARSVRCREVRGGFDLLPANGDLTAAEVGLMAAGEGREKRLQTAIATCRDDYDHILIDCPPSLNLLTLNAFVAADHVLIPIQCEYYALEGLSALLNTIHRIQQTVNPALEIEGLVRTMFDGRNNLSNQVGAQLLAHFPGQVYRTQIPRNVRLAEAPSHGLPVLQYDRSSRGAVAYLALAAELLRRQRAAGADAGGLR; the protein is encoded by the coding sequence ATGAATCAGACACTGGCCATCGCCAACCAGAAAGGCGGTGTCGGCAAGACCACCACCTGCGTCAATCTCGCCGCGTCGCTCGTCAGCAATGGCCGACGGGTGCTGCTCGTCGACATGGACCCGCAGGGCAATGCCACTGTCGGCTCCGGGGTCGACAAGGACACGCTCGAGGCCAGCAACTACGAGCTCCTGATGGGCGAGGCATCGGCGCGCAGCGTGCGCTGCCGGGAGGTTCGCGGCGGGTTCGATCTGCTGCCGGCCAACGGCGACCTCACGGCGGCCGAGGTCGGTTTGATGGCCGCGGGCGAGGGTCGCGAAAAGCGCCTCCAGACGGCGATTGCGACCTGTCGCGATGACTATGACCACATCCTTATCGACTGCCCGCCATCGCTGAACCTGCTCACCCTCAATGCCTTCGTGGCGGCCGATCACGTCCTCATTCCCATCCAGTGCGAGTACTACGCCCTCGAAGGGCTGAGCGCGTTGCTCAACACCATCCACCGGATCCAGCAGACGGTTAATCCGGCGCTCGAGATCGAGGGACTGGTGCGCACCATGTTCGATGGCCGCAATAATCTCTCCAACCAGGTGGGGGCCCAGCTGCTCGCGCACTTCCCGGGGCAGGTCTATCGCACCCAGATCCCGCGTAACGTTCGTCTCGCCGAGGCCCCGAGCCACGGCCTGCCGGTATTGCAGTATGATCGGTCGTCGCGCGGCGCGGTCGCCTATCTCGCTCTCGCCGCCGAGTTGCTGCGGCGCCAGCGGGCCGCGGGTGCCGATGCAGGAGGATTGCGATGA
- the mnmG gene encoding tRNA uridine-5-carboxymethylaminomethyl(34) synthesis enzyme MnmG: MDSGKAHDVIVVGGGHAGTEAAYAAARTGARTLLLTQSLDTIGQMSCNPAIGGIGKGHLVREIDAMGGVMGRAADRAGIQFRTLNQRKGPAVRATRAQADRGLYRQAVRGILDEAADLALFQDSVHDLIVERGEVRGVVTGMGLEFRAAAVVLTVGTFLGGRIHIGDHNRSGGRAGDGPSIALAERLRALPLRVGRLKTGTPPRIDAASIDFASLDTQPGDEHPAFFSRWSRGDEHPRQVPCHITHTNADSHAIIRGALHRSPMYSGEIDGVGPRYCPSIEDKVVRFADRDAHQIFLEPEGLDTREVYPNGISTSLPFDVQIAMVRSIRGLEHAHVTRPGYAIEYDYLDPRDLHPSLESLQLPHLFLAGQINGTTGYEEAAAQGLLAGINAAARAGDRALWIPQRHEAYIGVLVDDLTTRGTTEPYRMFTSRAEYRLHLREDNADLRLMPVARDYKLISDAAWSRFEAYRAAIDAERHRLEHTWIRPAKLGNDGGAALLGKPLWREQTLMTLLKRPEMDYETLLALPGAGDGPDDPVVRQQVLIGARYEGYLKRQSDQVARQARYEDQPLPGDIDYHQVAGLSTEVCEKLQRHQPSTLGQAGRIPGVTPAAVSLLLVHLRRDRSRRSA; encoded by the coding sequence ATGGATAGCGGAAAAGCGCATGACGTCATCGTGGTGGGCGGCGGTCACGCCGGGACCGAGGCCGCCTATGCCGCCGCGCGGACGGGGGCACGCACGCTGCTGCTCACCCAGAGCCTCGATACCATCGGCCAGATGAGCTGCAACCCGGCGATCGGCGGGATCGGCAAGGGGCACCTGGTCCGCGAGATCGACGCCATGGGCGGGGTCATGGGCCGGGCCGCGGATCGCGCCGGCATCCAGTTCCGAACGCTCAATCAGCGCAAGGGCCCCGCGGTACGGGCAACCCGGGCGCAGGCGGATCGAGGCCTCTACCGCCAGGCGGTTCGCGGCATCCTCGACGAGGCAGCCGACCTCGCGCTGTTCCAGGACAGTGTCCACGATCTGATCGTGGAACGCGGCGAGGTGCGCGGCGTTGTCACCGGCATGGGGCTCGAATTCCGCGCGGCCGCCGTTGTGCTTACCGTAGGGACGTTCCTGGGTGGTCGGATCCATATCGGTGATCACAACCGTAGCGGCGGCCGGGCCGGTGATGGTCCGTCCATTGCGCTGGCCGAGCGACTGCGCGCCCTGCCGCTGCGGGTCGGGCGGCTCAAGACCGGAACGCCGCCACGGATCGATGCCGCCAGCATCGATTTCGCCAGTCTCGATACACAGCCCGGTGACGAGCATCCGGCCTTCTTCTCGCGCTGGAGCCGCGGCGACGAGCATCCGCGCCAGGTGCCCTGCCACATCACCCACACCAATGCCGACAGCCATGCGATCATCCGCGGTGCGCTGCACCGCTCGCCCATGTACAGTGGCGAGATTGATGGTGTCGGCCCGCGCTATTGCCCCTCGATTGAGGACAAGGTGGTGCGGTTCGCCGATCGTGATGCCCATCAGATCTTCCTCGAGCCCGAGGGCCTGGATACCCGCGAGGTCTATCCCAACGGCATCTCCACGAGCCTGCCGTTCGATGTCCAGATCGCCATGGTGCGGAGCATCCGCGGACTCGAGCATGCCCACGTCACCCGCCCCGGCTATGCCATCGAGTACGACTACCTCGATCCGCGCGACCTGCACCCGAGCCTCGAGAGCCTGCAGCTCCCTCACCTGTTCCTGGCCGGCCAGATCAATGGCACCACCGGCTACGAGGAGGCGGCGGCGCAGGGGCTGCTCGCCGGCATCAACGCCGCCGCCCGCGCCGGCGATCGGGCGCTGTGGATCCCGCAGCGCCACGAGGCCTATATCGGTGTGCTGGTAGACGATCTCACCACTCGGGGTACTACCGAACCCTACCGGATGTTTACCTCGCGGGCGGAATACCGCCTCCACCTGCGCGAAGACAATGCCGATCTCCGGCTCATGCCGGTGGCCCGTGACTACAAGCTGATCAGCGACGCGGCCTGGTCCCGCTTCGAGGCCTACCGCGCGGCGATCGACGCCGAGCGTCACCGCCTCGAACATACCTGGATCCGCCCGGCGAAACTGGGGAACGACGGAGGCGCCGCGCTGCTCGGCAAGCCGCTGTGGCGCGAGCAGACCCTGATGACGCTGCTCAAACGCCCGGAAATGGACTACGAGACGCTCCTTGCACTGCCCGGCGCCGGCGACGGGCCGGACGATCCCGTCGTCCGCCAGCAGGTCCTGATCGGGGCCCGCTACGAGGGCTATCTCAAGCGCCAGTCCGACCAGGTCGCACGCCAGGCCCGCTACGAGGATCAACCCCTGCCGGGAGATATCGATTACCACCAGGTCGCGGGCCTTTCCACCGAGGTCTGCGAAAAGCTCCAGCGCCACCAGCCATCCACCCTCGGGCAGGCGGGCCGGATTCCCGGGGTGACACCGGCGGCGGTTTCGCTCCTGCTGGTCCATCTGCGTCGCGACCGGTCCCGCCGGAGTGCCTGA
- the rsmG gene encoding 16S rRNA (guanine(527)-N(7))-methyltransferase RsmG produces MTTRGDRDAARLRDGLEQWDLDPAVVPDLIAYRDLLARWNRVYNLSAVRDPQAMIPRHLLDSLAVVPWLPDGRLVDIGTGAGLPGLPIAIAQPQRPVTLVEPSGKKVRFLRQVCLTLALENVTIAPVRVEDVVVDEPCAAAICRAFTDAAGFWALASRLVDDAGQVIAMKGRPGTEPLPGLETAGVSCRRQSLEVPGLDASRHLLIMERSVAATG; encoded by the coding sequence ATGACGACCCGCGGCGATCGTGACGCGGCCCGGTTGCGGGACGGCCTCGAGCAATGGGATCTGGACCCGGCGGTCGTGCCCGACCTGATCGCCTACCGCGATCTGCTGGCGCGCTGGAATCGGGTTTACAACCTCTCGGCGGTGCGCGATCCACAGGCCATGATCCCGCGCCATCTGCTCGACAGCCTCGCCGTGGTGCCCTGGCTGCCCGACGGGCGCCTGGTGGATATCGGCACCGGCGCCGGACTGCCCGGCCTGCCGATCGCGATTGCCCAGCCGCAGCGCCCGGTGACCCTGGTTGAACCGAGCGGCAAGAAGGTGCGGTTCCTGCGCCAGGTCTGTCTGACGCTGGCGCTTGAGAACGTCACCATTGCTCCGGTGCGGGTCGAGGATGTCGTCGTGGACGAACCCTGCGCCGCCGCCATCTGCCGCGCCTTTACCGATGCCGCGGGGTTCTGGGCCCTCGCCTCGCGGCTGGTTGACGATGCCGGCCAGGTGATCGCCATGAAGGGACGACCCGGAACCGAGCCATTGCCAGGGCTCGAAACCGCCGGCGTATCCTGTCGTCGGCAATCCCTCGAGGTGCCCGGGCTTGATGCGTCGCGACATTTGCTCATCATGGAACGATCGGTAGCCGCCACAGGATGA
- the yidD gene encoding membrane protein insertion efficiency factor YidD produces the protein MRIILIGLLRAYRYCISPLFGPCCRFHPTCSCYAIEAVERHGALRGGYYAIRRVLRCNPLHPGGIDPVPGSETTSRHS, from the coding sequence ATGCGAATCATCCTGATCGGCCTCCTTCGCGCCTACCGCTATTGCATCAGTCCGCTGTTCGGGCCCTGTTGCCGATTTCACCCTACCTGCTCGTGCTACGCGATCGAGGCGGTCGAACGCCACGGTGCCCTGCGCGGCGGCTATTACGCGATCCGGCGCGTTCTGCGCTGCAATCCTCTCCACCCCGGCGGCATCGATCCGGTTCCGGGCAGTGAAACCACGAGTCGTCACTCATGA
- a CDS encoding F0F1 ATP synthase subunit B produces MGINATLFGQMITFVVFILFTMKFVWPPIKQAMSEREKRIADGLASAERGQQELELAKERGAEHIREAKTQAGEIIERANRQSASIIEEAREEARAVAEREKAAADARIEQEVSQARAALRRDVSDLAIAGASRILEREVDPKAHQQMLDELAEQV; encoded by the coding sequence GTGGGTATTAACGCAACGCTGTTCGGACAGATGATCACCTTCGTGGTGTTCATCCTGTTCACCATGAAGTTCGTCTGGCCGCCCATCAAACAGGCCATGAGCGAGCGCGAGAAGCGGATCGCGGACGGTCTGGCTTCCGCCGAGCGCGGCCAGCAGGAGCTGGAACTCGCCAAGGAGCGGGGTGCAGAGCACATCCGCGAGGCCAAGACACAGGCGGGCGAGATCATCGAGCGGGCCAACCGTCAGAGTGCGTCCATCATCGAGGAGGCGCGCGAGGAGGCCCGGGCGGTCGCCGAGCGTGAGAAGGCCGCTGCCGATGCCCGCATCGAGCAGGAGGTCAGCCAGGCGCGGGCCGCGCTCCGTCGGGATGTCTCGGATCTCGCCATCGCGGGTGCCAGCCGCATCCTCGAGCGCGAGGTCGACCCGAAGGCACATCAGCAGATGCTCGACGAGCTGGCTGAGCAGGTCTGA